The nucleotide sequence TCTCGGCGTCCCAGGAGAGCGTTGCGCGGTCGGTCAACGCACGCACCTCATCCCGAAGACGTTCCACGCTCTTGCGGCCTGGCCTGATAATCAGCACCGGCCTGCCGCAGTCGCGACGGCGACGGGCATGGAATCCGAGAAAGTCAAAGCCCTCATCGGCGTGGGTAACCAGGGTCTTTTCCGCCGACAGTTCCAGATGCAATTCGTCCCGCAGGAAGGCGGCGAAGCGTTCCTTCAGCGCCTGCGCGCCTTGCTTCGTCCCATTCCACAGCAGCACGAAGTCATCGGCATACCGGAGGAGGCGGACATTGCCCCCACCAGCCCGGCGGCGTTGTTTCTTCTGGTAGCGCGGGAGCACGTCATACTGCTCCCTCCAGAAGCGGTCCAACTCATGGAGGTAGATATTGGCCAGCAGGGGCGAGAAGACACCCCCTTGCGGGGTGCCCATCTCCGTCCACCTGACCGCGCCTTCCTCCATGACCCCGGCTTTGAGGAACATCCAGATCAAGTCCAGGATGTCTCCATCCCCCACGCGACGCTTCAGCAGTCCCATCAGCTTGTGATGGCTGATGTTGTCGAAGCATCCCCTGATGTCTCCCTCGATGACCCAGTAGAACCTGGAGCATCCCTGGATGTAACTCCAGAGCTGGCTGACGGCGTCCATTGTCCGCCGGCCAGGCCGGAACCCATACGAGCAGCCCAGAAAGTCGCTCTCGTAGATCGGCTCCAACAGCATCTTCAGTTCCATCTGGACCACCCTGTCTCGGAGAGTCGGTATCCCCAGCGGTCGGTACTTGCCGCCCGCTTTCGGGATATAGACTCGGCGGCACGGCTGTGGCCGATACCGCTTCTCTCGAAGCAGACTCTGGGTCTGTTCGATGAAGGCGGCGCGGTAGTCTGGGTCCTGAAACTGCCGGACCGTAACCCCGTCCACCCCCGCCGTCCGACTGCCCTGGTTCGAGAGCACTCGGTCCAGTGCCACCTCAATCCAGGCCCGGGAACAGATGAGAGAGTACAGGTCGCAGAACCTGTGCTCCGGTTGATACTCAGCCTTCCGGGCGAAGCTCGTCTGTATCCTCGCGATGTTCACCGTACAAGTCTCCTGGCATTTCGCCGATACATGATGAGTTTCTCTCCCAAACTGGGGTCCTTCTCCGCAACTGCGGATACTACGACCCCTCCGCC is from Armatimonadota bacterium and encodes:
- the ltrA gene encoding group II intron reverse transcriptase/maturase: MRAAGRRGRSIRSCGEGPQFGRETHHVSAKCQETCTVNIARIQTSFARKAEYQPEHRFCDLYSLICSRAWIEVALDRVLSNQGSRTAGVDGVTVRQFQDPDYRAAFIEQTQSLLREKRYRPQPCRRVYIPKAGGKYRPLGIPTLRDRVVQMELKMLLEPIYESDFLGCSYGFRPGRRTMDAVSQLWSYIQGCSRFYWVIEGDIRGCFDNISHHKLMGLLKRRVGDGDILDLIWMFLKAGVMEEGAVRWTEMGTPQGGVFSPLLANIYLHELDRFWREQYDVLPRYQKKQRRRAGGGNVRLLRYADDFVLLWNGTKQGAQALKERFAAFLRDELHLELSAEKTLVTHADEGFDFLGFHARRRRDCGRPVLIIRPGRKSVERLRDEVRALTDRATLSWDAESLVTHLNLYLRGWGYYYRYCSISRLASSLDYFVWGRVLYWLCKKHKCGPREAWRRYVKRVGGRTVIAVPRQEGGLLPVAFLRDIKVQRYPRLRRIPHPYLAADSQPGQP